TAAGCGGTGGGATAAGCTACCATAGGATATCTACCAGCTTCTAATAAACCCCGTAAAACTTCAGTGGCGTTGTATATTTTGACAAACCAAATGCTAGTTGCACCCAGCATAAACCACAAGCTATAAAGGATTGCCAAGCCGAATAATAACGGCAATGCACTCATGAGGTAATTATTGATTCCCAAACCGAGGCGTGTACCTGCGTAGCCGATGATTATACTGCCAAAAACTAAATCTGGTAGTCCCCAAGGTGATAAGGTATGAGTAGAAAGCCAAAATTGACTGCGGATAGGTTTAAGTAGGACAAAATCTAATGTACCTTCTTGGACGTGGCGAACAATGCGATTCAGGTTTGGGGCGAGAAAGGTAGCTGCAAAGCCTTGTAACAAGGTAAAAATTCCCAAAACTAATAAAGCGGCTGACCATGACCAACCAGTAAAGGTGTAACCAGTACGGTAAAATAAGAATAATCCGAAAAGACTGCCTGCGAGATTACCCACACTGCTGAGGGTAGCTATGAGAAAATTGAGACGATACTCCATCTCAGCTGCGATCGCAGTACTCCAAAATAGCTTTAATACTTGCCAATATCTTCTCATCTTGCACCCTTAACCCAATATATTGCCAGCATAGCTAATCACCAGCAATGTTAGCCACACGATCAACTATTCAACCTAAAATGAAAGTATCGTGCATAAAGTGAATTCCCAAGTTTAAATGATCAAACTCGACCAGTTTTTAAAGTTTATGGGTGTAGCCTCAACTGGAGGACAAGCCAAACTAATAATTATTGATGGTGGCGTAAAAGTCAATGGTGAAGTTGAAACCCGACGCGGACGAAAATTAGTATTAGGCGACAAAGTAACAGTAGAAGGGAAAACTTTCGAGGTTAATCTCTAATTAATCCCTTCCCTCCACAAATATATCCTTAACACCCTACCCGGTTTTTGGCTAGTGCTAAACTTACCCTTTCCACTAACGGGTAGGGTTCAGAGTATGATGCTTAATTCACCGAATATGATCATTTAAAAACATCTGGTTTGCATCTTTAAATTACATCATACTCTTGTGGGGTGAGCATCTTGCCCGCCTATGTTATGCGATTAGCTTATGAATTCTTTAACATTTACTTTTAAATTGAAAATTCAAACCTATATTTGTTTGTAACTGATATCACAAAATCATAATTTACGAATGTTCCATGTTGGACATTCAAAGCTTTTCATGTATGCAATATATGATAAATGCAAGCTAGTTTACATTATCAAAATATTTTTTTGAATTTTATAAGCATTTTTCAAAGTTTATCTTAATTTTTTTGACAATTAGTAAAAAAATCTTTAAGCTAAAAGATAGGTTACACAAATCCAACAAAATACAGCAGTTTTGTTAGATAAATTAAAAATTACTGTTGTAGATGATCGACATGAACAAATAAATTGAACTAAATCATTGATGATAAATAGTAACTGCATCGTGTTGAGCTACAAGTAAAGACCTAGCAGTGCTATATCTTGACATTGACCGGATTTCGCTACGTGTAGCCATACAAACTCCGGTCAGGTGTAAATAATTATAGTGGTGTGAGGGCTGTCAATATTGACGATTGAGGTGCAATAGATATGTCCAGGAGAACACAATGCTTGAGTATCTTACATCATTGAATGACCATAATTTGCCGTATCCAGATACGATCCACCCCATCGTTGTCCACTTCGTAATCGCGATGGTTTTGTTTGCATTCTTCTGCGATATACTAGGCTATTTTACTGGCAGAACTCA
The window above is part of the Nodularia spumigena CCY9414 genome. Proteins encoded here:
- a CDS encoding RNA-binding S4 domain-containing protein, coding for MIKLDQFLKFMGVASTGGQAKLIIIDGGVKVNGEVETRRGRKLVLGDKVTVEGKTFEVNL
- a CDS encoding ABC transporter permease translates to MRRYWQVLKLFWSTAIAAEMEYRLNFLIATLSSVGNLAGSLFGLFLFYRTGYTFTGWSWSAALLVLGIFTLLQGFAATFLAPNLNRIVRHVQEGTLDFVLLKPIRSQFWLSTHTLSPWGLPDLVFGSIIIGYAGTRLGLGINNYLMSALPLLFGLAILYSLWFMLGATSIWFVKIYNATEVLRGLLEAGRYPMVAYPTAYRFFFTFVVPVAFLTTIPAEAMLGRGQINWTIGAGVLAVVLFWVSSSFWRFALRFYTSASS